In Porites lutea chromosome 9, jaPorLute2.1, whole genome shotgun sequence, a single window of DNA contains:
- the LOC140949285 gene encoding uncharacterized protein produces MHGIEVTLPDGVKKKSKVMALSGHFDLPARGGVLEQVIYVGHDSCSYCDEHGETVKTGTRGHVMTFPFRNTASGHVKLRVAEEVKAYSHDALERNTTVCGIKAPSPLLKLPSFDIVSGIAIDAMHCVYLGVVKQLVGLWFTSKHSGQRWYCGNKVERVDKHLLEIKPPSVITRIPRSIQHHLKFWKATEYRNWLFYYSLPCLKGILNEDYYQHYALLVGGIILLSGRSISPGQLEMAGKFLMHFVEMFDVYYEPRYVLMNHHMLLHLKKSVLDHGPLWSSSLFVFEDWNGDIGNYFHGTQNIASQIMTAVTSQQCLPEMIKDIPPGHVKDMVFRLCGHTDRTNRTHLKNQFYAIGALKKGTPGAPFEDDLLLFLGVESIECVSFFKRLQIGDAVLHSQMYKRVSRRNSFTVAYSKGEGTSYGQIEVFFVLKEDPRMTCGAIIAPMSEADEVICERHAVLGSLVEHIVPLQQARRNIFDIVPFKDIIDVCLYMKFSDNEVGYAAHFPNHFEKD; encoded by the exons ATGCACG GAATTGAAGTCACGCTTCCAGATGGAGTGAAGAAGAAATCAAAGGTCATGGCTCTTTCTGGTCATTTTGATCTTCCTGCCCGTGGTGGTGTCCTTGAGCAGGTCATATATGTTGGCCATGACAGCTGTAGCTATTGTGATGAGCATGGTGAGACCGTCAAGACTGGCACAAGGGGTCATGTGATGACATTTCCATTTCGCAACACTGCATCAGGACATGTGAAACTGCGAGTTGCAGAAGAAGTAAAGGCCTACTCACATGATGCCCTTGAGAGGAATACAACA GTTTGTGGTATCAAGGCACCAAGCCCCTTATTGAAGTTACCAAGCTTTGACATTGTCAGTGGCATTGCTATAGATGCAATGCATTGTGTGTATCTTGGAGTTGTAAAGCAGCTTGTTGGTCTGTGGTTCACTTCAAAGCACAGTGGGCAGAGGTGGTACTGTGGGAACAAAGTAGAGAGGGTTGACAAACACCTACTGGAGATCAAGCCCCCTAGTGTGATTACCAGAATCCCAAGAAGTATACAACATCATCTgaaattttggaaag CAACAGAGTACCGCAACTGGCTGTTTTATTACTCCCTTCCCTGTTTGAAAGGTATCCTAAATGAGGATTATTACCAGCACTATGCCTTGCTGGTTGGCGGCATCATCCTATTGTCAGGAAGATCAATTTCCCCTGGACAACTAGAAATGGCTGGAAAGTTCCTGATGCACTTTGTTGAGATGTTTGATGTGTATTATG AACCAAGATATGTGCTGATGAATCACCACATGCTGCTTCACTTGAAGAAATCAGTATTAGATCATGGTCCCCTTTGGAGTAGTTCCCTGTTCGTTTTTGAGGATTGGAATGGAGACATTGGAAATTATTTCCATGGAACACAGAATATTGCAAGCCAG ATAATGACTGCTGTGACAAGTCAACAGTGCCTCCCAGAGATGATCAAAGACATTCCTCCAGGACATGTGAAAGATATGGTATTCCGGCTATGTGGTCATACAGACAG GACCAACCGAACCCATCTGAAAAATCAGTTCTATGCAATTGGTGCATTAAAGAAAGGCACACCTGGTGCACCATTTGAAGACGACCTTCTGCTGTTTCTTGGGGTGGAGTCAATTGAATGTGTCTCCTTTTTTAAGCGACTGCAAATTGGTGATGCAGTTTTGCATTCGCAAATGTATAAGAGAGTGTCAAGGAGAAACAGCTTCACTGTTGCCTATTCAAAAGGGGAAGGAACAAGCTATGGGCAAATTgaagttttctttgtgctcaaagAAGATCCCAGGATGACCTGTGGGGCCATCATTGCTCCCATGTCCGAGGCTGATGAGGTGATCTGTGAACGTCATGCAGTTCTGGGGAGCCTGGTCGAACACATTGTTCCTCTTCAGCAAGCAAGAAGGAACATATTTGACATTGTCCCTTTTAAAGACATCATTGATGTATGTCTATATATGAAGTTTTCTGATAATGAGGTGGGATATGCTGCCCATTTCCCCAACCATTTTGAAAAGGACTGA
- the LOC140949286 gene encoding uncharacterized protein produces the protein MAARNSRKKSVPARLREEIWYLVKYEDDENLRVLAEDEIRHIFPDEEEGNEMQIGDVVSALWIPNGQYYDAKILMKGGDKNELMRERLRQEKAKKNGGKEREAQQKRKSQAESTGGQKKKKTTQKQTESTKEKEQKAKDREEKQKKKDQDQERQKFLLEARKAQAASRWGANDEVTKRNPANAAFTPQPIRQTGSHSPTPLTPANTTLSSDRTANTSESTPQESPPVNLTLLAKCNMPTKTTASSKSKGTCEPRRGLHFQSAIADSSDEEMDEEVEIIPEENDIDVSSSNCCKEQRLETKALRKRLEKVHKRLSIALKAKTTAEVVNSRPGAGILDNALAAEYKMVEVMEGSGVFWYPHQRAYCSAFKSWPAYINAAIDIFFNKETLAVSNARGNERKTKNGDINKSLTPMIIDALIGKVCSKFAKDSPVPSQIIQKINMKCVEARRPQRIRVPLTTKEKNSSDVPV, from the exons ATGGCTGCACGAAACTCACGGAAAAAAAGTGTCCCAGCGCGTCTTAGAGAAG AGATTTGGTACCTTGTTAAATATGAAGACGATGAAAATTTAAGAGTGCTTGCTGAAGATGAAATTCGCCATATCTTCCCTGATGAAGAAGAAGGCAATGAAATGCAAATTGGAGATGTCGTTAGTGCTCTATGGATCCCCAATGGCCAATACTACGATGCCAAGATACTTATGAAAGGAG GGGATAAAAATGAGCTTATGAGAGAGAGGTTGAggcaagaaaaagcaaaaaaaaatggaggCAAGGAAAGAGAAGCAcagcagaaaagaaaaagtcaggcGGAGAGTACAGGTGgccagaaaaagaagaaaacaacacagaaACAAACAGAGAGTACTAAAGAGAAAGAGCAGAAGGCAAAAGACAGGgaagagaaacaaaagaaaaaagatcaagatcaagaaagacaaaaattcTTGTTGGAAGCGAGAAAAGCCCAGGCAGCATCCCGATGGGGTGCAAATGATGAGGTTACCAAAAGAAACCCTGCCAATGCAGCCTTCACACCTCAACCAATTCGCCAAACAGGTTCCCACTCTCCTACACCATTGACTCCAGCTAACACAACTTTATCATCGGACAGAACCGCAAACACTTCTGAATCAACACCACAAGAATCTCCACCAGTCAACCTTACCTTGCTAGCAAAATGTAACATGCCTACAAAAACAACAGCCAGTTCAAAGTCAAAAGGTACCTGTGAGCCAAGGAGGGGCCTTCATTTTCAAAGCGCCATTGCAGACAGTAGCGATGAAGAAATGGATGAGGAGGTGGAAATCATCCCTGAGGAGAATGACATTGATGTTTCCAGTAGTAATTGCTGCAAAGAACAGAGGCTGGAAACAAAGGCCTTAAGAAAGCGGTTAGAGAAAGTCCACAAGAGACTCAGTATAGCAT TAAAAGCAAAGACAACTGCAGAAGTGGTGAACAGCCGACCTGGAGCTGGTATTCTTGACAATGCATTGGCTGCAGAATACAAG ATGGTAGAAGTAATGGAGGGGTCAGGAGTCTTTTGGTACCCTCACCAGCGAGCATACTGCTCAGCATTCAAGTCGTGGCCAGCATATATCAATGCTGCCATTGATATATTCTTCAACAAAGAAACACTTGCTGTTTCAAATGCAagaggaaatgaaagaaaaaccaagaaTGGTGACATCAACAAGTCATTGACTCCAATGATCATTGATGCCCTCATTG gaaaagtTTGTTCAAAGTTTGCCAAGGACTCTCCTGTTCCGAGTCAAATTATTcagaaaataaatatgaaatGCGTGGAGGCGAGGCGGCCACAAAGAATAAGAGTTCCActtacaacaaaagaaaaaaacagttctGATGTGCCAGTTTGA
- the LOC140949287 gene encoding fatty acid hydroxylase domain-containing protein 2-like, which yields MTEVDYPVMPEPEWAKPRDKKMQSTDGKQNIIAALKKTAFVVGTALICFAAARNTITWQVERFWGASGDFWQGCWKKVHALFGGDEFLLSVVGTNVVTFLFFWLFGGFYLFMDLTGRPKWALQYKIQDGTNQPLNLKKLWRAVKLVLFNQIVVGSLVSIVLHPFLLKRGCSFSTELPGFHWVLFEIGIFTLVEEVGFYYSHRLFHHPRIYRFIHKIHHEWTAPIGIVAIYAHPLEHAVSNLGPIILGPLIMGSHIATAWMWFCLALMTTINTHSGYHLPLMPSPEAHDFHHLKFTQNYGVLGVLDRLHGTDVMFRDSRAYDRHIMLLGFIPLKQTFPDNPKKGSPNKTK from the exons ATGACAGAAGTGGATTATCCAGTAATGCCTGAACCAGAATGGGCCAAGCCAAGAGACAAGAAAATGCAATCAACA gATGGTAAGCAGAACATAATTGCAGCTTTGAAAAAAACTGCATTTGTTGTTGGCACAGcacttatttgttttgctgcaGCAAGGAACACAATTACATG GCAAGTAGAGAGGTTCTGGGGTGCATCTGGTGACTTCTGGCAAGGTTGCTGGAAGAAAGTGCATGCATTATTCGGTGGAGATGAATTTTTACTTTCAGTTGTAG gaacaAATGTGgtgacgtttttgtttttttggctgtttggtGGTTTTTATCTCTTCATGGACCTCACTGGTAGACCAAAGTGGGCTTTGCAGTACAAAATTCAAGATGGAACAAATCAGCCC CTCAACCTTAAGAAGCTTTGGCGTGCAGTGAAGCTGGTGTTGTTTAACCAGATAGTGGTTGGCAGTCTTGTGTCTATAGTACTCCATCCTTTTCTACTCAAAAGAGGTTGCTCTTTCTCTACTGAGCTACCAGGTTTCCACTGGGTGTTGTTTGAAATTGGGATTTTCACATTGGTGGAAGAAGTTGGTTTCTACTACTCCCACAG GCTTTTTCATCATCCACGCATTTACCGGTTTATTCACAAGATTCATCATGAATGGACAGCTCCAATTGGTATTGTTGCAATCTACGCACATCCTCTTGAGCACGCTGTATCAAATCTTGGCCCAATCATCCTCGGTCCGCTGATCATGGGTTCACACATTGCTACGGCCTGGATGTGGTTTTGTTTGGCACTTATGACAACAATCAACACCCACAGTGGCTACCATTTGCCTCTTATGCCGTCACCTGAAGCTCATGATTTCCACCATCTCAA ATTTACTCAGAACTATGGTGTCCTTGGCGTGTTGGATCGTCTCCATGGTACAGATGTCATGTTCAGAGATTCCCGAGCTTATGACAGGCATATCATGTTATTGGGATTCATTCCTCTCAAACAAACCTTTCCTGACAACCCTAAGAAGGGCTCACCTAATAAGACCAAGTGA